The genomic window TCGAAAACCTGCTTCAGCATCTCAGGACGGCCAATATTCCGCCGTCCTCCGTCTGCTTCGAATTCTCCGAGCGTTTCGACAATACCGGCGTGCCGGAGTTTCCCGGCCTTGTTTCCAAGCTGCGCAAGGCCGGTTTCAAGCTGGCGATCGACGATTTCGGCGTCGGTCACGGCGAGATCAAGCTGCTCTGCGATCATCCCGTCGATTACCTGAAGATCGACCGCCATTTCGTTGCCGAGATCGACCGCAGCCCTCGCAAGCGCCATCTCTTGAAGAGCATCGTCAACATCGCCCATGTGCTCGGCACGCGCGTTATCGCCGAAGGCATCGAGACCGAGGCAGAATTCATCGCCTGCCGCGAATATGGCGTCGATCTCGTCCAGGGCTGGTTCATTTCCCGCCCGACGACGCATATATCGGAGCTGGCGCCCTCCTTCCCCCATCTGCAGGACCTCGGCAAGAGCAAGCGGAACACCCAGTCGCTCGACGAGATCCTCATCCGCAAGCAGATCGAAATGCTGCCGGCAGTCTACGAGAACGACAGCATCGACAGCGTGTTCGAACTCTTTCGCCGCAACCCGCGCCAGGCCTTTTTCCCTGTTTTGAATGCCAATAGTGAGCCGCGCGGCATCATCCACGAGCATCACCTCAAGGAATATATCTATCAGCCTTTCGGCCGGGATCTCCTGAAGAACAAGATGTATGAGCGTTCCATCTCGCATTTCGTCGAGATGGCGCCGATCGTCGGTCTCGACAGCGACACCGAGCAACTGATGGCGATCTTCGCCAATATGGAAGGCAGCAACTGCCTGATCCTGACCGACAATATGCGTTACGCCGGCGTCGTCTCCGCCGCCTCGCTGATCAAGGTCATCAACGAGAAGCAGCTGAAGACGGCGCAGGACCAGAATCCGCTGACCGGCCTGCCGGGCAACCGCGCCATCCGCGATTTCATGCGCCAGTCCGGCCGCGATGGCGATGAGGTCCGTCACTTCTGCTATTGCGACTTCGACAATTTCAAGCCTTTCAACGATGCCTACGGTTTCCATCTCGGCGACCATGCGATCTCGCTTTTTGCCGCCTTGATGCGCCGTTATTTCTTCACCGAGCGTCATTTCCTCGGCCATGTCGGGGGCGACGATTTCTTCATCGGCGTCATCGGCTGGACCAAGGAAGAGCTGACCGAGATCCTCGACCGGGTGATCAGCGATTTCGATGATGACGTGCGCGATCTCTATTCCGATGAGCACCGCGCCGCCGGCCGCATCCGCGGTCACGACCGCGCCGGCGTCGAAGCCCTGTTTCCGCTGATGCGCTGCTCGATCGGGGTCATCGAACTGCCGGAAGGCCTCGTTATCGACGACATCAATCGCGTCAGCGCCGAGATCGCCATCATCAAATCGGCCGCCAAGGAGAGCGAGGAAGGCCTCGTCTTCCATATGTTAGGCGAGGCGAATTGACGCCTTTGCTACTTCCTGCCTTCCCAAGCTTCAGGGGCTGATCTATTCCGGTTGCTTTCGATCGGGGAGGAGCCGGGTCATGCCATTGCCTCAGGAAATGCGTTTCGTGGATCTGCCGTCCTTCGGCGGGCCTGATGTCATGACGATAGCACGGCGCCCGCTTCCTGTGCCGGGCGAGGGGGAGGTCCTCGTGCGCACCGAGGCGATCGGCGTCAATCGCCCCGATATTGCGCAGCGCCAGGGCAGCTACCCCGCGCCTAGGGATGCAAGCCCTATCCTCGGCCTGGAACTATCAGGAGAAATCGTCGCGATCGGCCCCGGCATCAGCGGCCATGCCGTCGGCGACAAGGTCTGCGGGCTTGCCAATGGCGGTGCCTATGCCGAATATTGTGTGCTGCCGGCAGGCCAGATCCTGCCGTTTCCGAAGGGTTACGATGCGCTGAAGGCTGCGGCCCTTCCCGAGACCTTCTTTACCGTCTGGGCCAATCTGTTCCAGATGGCGGGTTTGACGGAAGGCGAGACGGTGCTGATCCATGGCGGCGCGAGCGGCATCGGCACGACGGCGATCCAGCTTGCCCGCGCCTTCGGCGCCGAGGCCTACGCGACGGCGGGCTCGAAGGAGAAATGCGAGGCCTGCGAAAAGCTCGGCGCCAAACGTGCCATCAATTACAGGACCGAGGACTTCGCCGAGGTGATCAAGACGGAGACTGGCCGCGGTGTCGATATCATCCTCGATATGATCGGTGCGGCCTATTTCGAGCGCAACATCGCCTCGCTCGCGAGGGATGGCTGCCTGTCGATCATCGCCTTCCTCGGCGGCGCGCTTGCCGAAAAGGTCAATCTCTCCCCAATCATGGTCAAGCGCCTGACGGTCACAGGTTCCACCATGCGCCCGCGCACGGCGGAGGAAAAACGCGCCATCCGCGATGATCTTCTCTCCGAGGTCTGGCCGCTCCTGGAGGCCGGCACAGTCGCGCCCGTTATCCATCAGACCTTTGCCTTTGAGGACGTGGCCTCTGCCCATCGGCTGATGGAAAGCAGCAACCACATAGGCAAGATCATGCTGAAACTCGTCTGAGCGACAGCGCCGCGCCGACGGCGATCAGCCCCGGCAAGGCCATGATCAGATAGAGCCAGCCTGCAGCTGAAACTGCCCCTGCAACGCCGCCCGGCTCGACCAGCCCCGCGCCATTGGCGATGACACCGGCAAAGGCCGCCCCGAAGGCGCTGCCGAGCGAGCTCATGGTCGGGATGGCGGCTGAAGCCTTATCCTGCTCGCTGTCGGCGACCAACTTCAGCACCTTGGCGACGAGATGCGCCCAGCCGAGGCCGACACCAAAGCCCATCATGAACATGGCTGCTGCTGCCGGTCCGAGGACGATGAGATGTGCCTCAGGGTTCTCGTGGGCAAGGAAGACGGCAAGCACGGCTGTTGCTACGGCCTCCGTCACACAGCCTGCAATGATCGCCGCGTTGGCTTTCCCGCCGGAGAAGGAGCCGCTGAAAAAGGCCGCCACCGTCCAGCCGAGTGCGACAAGAGCCACCAGATAGCCCGAAATCAGCGGCGTTACCCCGTGCAGAACCTGCAGGAAATAGGGAATGAAGATATCGCTGACGAGGACGAAGGTGAGGCCGAGCATTGTGAGGTACACCCGCGAGATCGGTTGCCTGAGCGTTACCGCGCCTGTTGGCAGCAGCCGGTTGTCTCCCTTGCGTTCCATGACGAGCATCACGCCGACGGCGACGACCGAAACGATAATCAGCCCAATCTTCGCCGTCGTCATGTCGGTGGTCCCCGCGGTACTGACCAGAAGCACTGCCGCAAGCAGCAGGCAGATCTGCGGCACAGGCATCGTGGTCTGTTCGCGGTCATCCTCGGCCCGGGGTAAGAGCCGTAGCGCCAGCACCGCCATCAGCACGGCGAGCGGAACGAGCACGGCAAAGGCATAGCGCCAGCTGTTACCATGCGCAAAGAAGCCACCGAGTGTCGGCCCGATAACGGTCGACACACCCCAGATAGCCGCATAGAGCGTCGAAGCCTTCGGCCAGAGCGGTTCGGGATAGACGAAGCGGATGAAGGCGTAACACAGAGCGGCCAGTGCTCCGGTACCGAAACCCTGCACGGTTCGGCCGATCAGCACGATCGGCATGGAAGGTGCAGCGGCACACATCAGGCTGCCGACGCCGAAGACGACAGCCGCGATGACATAGACGCTGCGCAGCTCGATATTCCGCGGTCGCATCGCCATGAAGATCGAACCCAATATGGTGGCGGCGATATAAAGCGTCGTCACCAGCGAAAACAGTTCCAGCCCGCCGACATCGCGCACGATGCTCGGCGCGATCGTCGCTGTGATGTAGCTTTCAACTGCAGAGATCGTCATTCCGCCGCCAAGCATCAGCGTTGCCGGCAGAAGCGTGGGAGAAAAGAGCTGAAAGACAGAAGTGGGCGAGCCTGATGGTTCCAGGGCGGTCTCGGACATGATGAATCCTTGCGTTTTTCCTGACCCATGATTATTTTCCAAGTTATGAATTGGAAAATTGCATAGGCCTGGGATTAAAACAAGGAATAACTTGGAAAATATGCGCCAGTCGCCAGCCAACCGGATATTGATCCTGATGAAGACCGACGGCCCGCAGCTTGCGGCGGCGATCGGCGATGCGCTCGGCATTTCGGGGGAGGCTGCGCGCCAGCAGCTGGCGAAGATGGCGGAAGAAGGGTTGGTGGAACCGATCACCGTTGCCGCGGCCAGTAGGGGCCGGCCGCGCCAGCTCTGGCATCTCACCGCCGCCGGCAACCGCCAGTTTCCCGACGGCCATGCAGAACTGACGGCAAATCTCCTCGGCACGCTCGTCGAGCAACTCGGGCCTGCGGCCCTCGATACGGTCATCGCTGCCCGGGAGGCTGAGACGCTGACGCGCTACCGGCAGGAACTCGGCCATGCGGGCGATCTCGCCTCGCGCATCGAGGCGCTGGCCGCCATCCGCACCCGCGAGGGCTATATGGCCGATCACTGGCAGGAGGCGGACGGTTCCTTCATGCTCGTCGAAAACCACTGCCCGATCTGCGCGGCGGCCACTGCCTGCGCTGGCTTCTGCCGCTCCGAACTCGAAACCTTCCGCGCCGCTCTCGGCGCCAAGGTCGAGCGTAGCGAACACATCCTCGCCGGCGCACGGCGCTGCGCCTACCGCATCACGCCGCATTGACCGATATCGCCGGCAGGCGGATGAGGGGCTCTCGTGGTTCCGGTCCGTCGATATCGCCAAAGCCGGAATGCATCGAGGGACAGGGCCAGAGTAGCCGCGCCGATCATGACTTCCCGTTTTCGCATGAACCTCGCGTCTTTATTTTCACGAGCAAAGACTGGATCTAGCGGGACGGGAGCAACGCCTGAGCTGCAAATTCGTCCTTGGTGATCTCGTAAAAGACGTGAAGGACTGGCGTTCCGTCAGGCATTTTGATGATTTCCGTCTCCTCGAGCAGGCGCGTGCCGAGCTTTTCTGTTGCCCGGCGAGAACGCATGTTTGCCTCCCCAATACGGAAGTAGACAGCATCGACGAACCGGAATGCATGTGTCATCAAAATCCGCTTGATTTCGCGGTTCCAAGCGCCGCCCCAATAATCTCTTGCGAGATAGGACCAGCCGATTTCCGCCCGCGAAGACTTCACGTCGGACACGTTAAAGCGGGACGAACCAATGATCCGGTTTGCACCTTTGTCTATCACGGCCAAGGCCCCGCCTGAATCAAGGGCGGCATTGAAAAGTCCAGTGAAGACGTCTTTTTGCCAGCGGTTTGACGCCGGATGCAGCTCCCAAAGTAGCGGATCGGACGCGACTGCGTAAAGCGCGTCAAAATCCCCTTGGGTAAGCGGACGAATATGAACGCGTTCATTATCGAGAACCGGTTGCCTGTCAAACATGTTTGCCTTCCTTAAATATTCCGCGGAAGCCGAACGAATGCTGTTGGAGCGCGATGACGAAATTCTTACGAATGGTCGGTTCGGTTACAATAGCTTCGCCAGCCTTCAGGCCGGTTGCTGTGCCTGTCGTCGGCCGCTTTCGAGATAGAGCAAGGCTCCGATCGACGCCACGCCTGCGGCGGCGCCGACGAAGGCGGTGCCGGAATAATCGGTGATCGCGGTGCCGAAGGCGAAGAGCCCGGCGCTGATCCCGGCTCCGATGAAACTGTTGAGCGAGATCAGCGAGCTTCCGAGCCCCGGCCGATCCGCGATCAGGTCCTGCAGATAGGTGATCGGCACGCTGAGGATCGCGGCCACCCCGCAGGCATTGACGAGGAGCAGTGCATAGACGTGCCAGCGCGCGGATGCGAATCCGAGCATCAGCAGATAGGCGCAGTAGATCAGCGCGCCGAAGGCAAGCACATGCACGGTCCGGAAGCGCCGTTGCGCCATGCCCCACATCATCATGAACGGCATTTCGAGAAAGGCCGTCAGCCCGGCCATGAAGCCCACATCGACGACCGTGCCACCCGCCGCACGGGTGATGATCAGCGGCGAGAGCATGCCATTCAGCCGCTGCAGGGCGATAAGCATCGACATGACGAGGACGCGTGCCAGTACATATGGCACAAAGATCCGTTTCAGCGAGGCAAGGAAGCCGGCTTGGTCGGGGGCTGGACCGGAACTGCCATTTCCAGGCGCGAAGAAGAAATACAGGCAGAAGCAGATGCAGCTCGCCAACGCCGCGATCCCATAGGCCGGCGTCATCGACGGCGAATTGACGAGATAGAGACCGATCAAGCCCGGTGCCAGCGCCCATGAACCGGAAAAGAGCGCCCGCACCATCGCGGTGATCGCCGCCCCTCGACCGCGGTCCATCTGGTTGGTCCTGGCGCGCAGGCTGGCGAAAAGTAGCGAATAGGTGGAATTGCTCATCGGCACCAGCAAAAGCGTCGACAAAATAAACACCGCAGGGCCGTGAATGATCGCGATCGATCCGAAGCCGAGCATGCCGGCAACCGAAAGCCCCAGCACCAACGGCCGCCGTTCTTTCAGCCTGTCGGACCAGATGCCGAGCGTCAGGCTTGTGGTGACGTTGACGATCGCCGAGAAGAACACCAACGCCGAATAGGCGCCGTTGCCCATGCCGAGTTCGTTGATCCCGATGATCGACTGGTACGGCACGGTCGAGGCATAGGTGAAGGCGAGCGCGACCAGCGTTGCCGCTGGAATGCGGAGCCTGTTGTCGCGAAGGAGCAAGGAAAAAGTGGATGGCATGGGGCGGTTCCTGATGCACCACATTTAGTCGCGTCGGACGCATCAGGGAAACGATAGTTGTCGATCGCTTCGGTCAATTTTTGTGATGAATGTTTGGTCGATGCGATTGCGGCTGGCGGACCGTGGGCAAAGTGCGAAGACCGTTGGCTTTCGTGCGCTGACGCGGTATGCCTGCCCATCCTGCCAGCATCCGGATGAGAGCCCATGACCAATCCCGTCACTGTCGAAGTCACCCGAGGCCTGCTTGTCGAAAGCCGCCATCGAGGCGCAGTGGCCGTCGTCGATGGCGATGGCAAGCTTGTCTTCTCTGTGGGCGATATCGAGGCTGCCGTCTTCCCGCGGTCTTCCTGCAAGGCAATGCAGGCGCTGCCGCTGGTCGAGAGCGGTGCTGCCGACGCTTACGGCTTCGGCGATAAGGAGCTGGCGCTCGCCTGCGCCTCGCATAATGGCGAGGAAGAGCATGTGGCGCTCGCCGCCTCGATGCTCACGCGCGCCGGCCGCGGAGCCGAAGTGCTGGAATGCGGTGCTCACTGGTCCATGAGCCAGAAAATCCTGATCCATCAGGCCCGCACGCTCGACGCGCCAACCGCGCTTCATAACAATTGCTCCGGAAAACATGCCGGCTTCGTCTGCGCCTGCTGCCACAAGGACCTCGATCCGAAGGGTTATGTCGGTTACGACCATCCGCTTCAGGTCGAGATCCGTGCGGCGATGGAAAGCCTGACCGGCGCCGTGCTCGGCGCGGAAAGTTGCGGTACCGACGGCTGCTCCATTCCGACTTATGCTGTGCCTTTGCGCGGCCTTGCCCATGGATTTGCGAAAATGGCGACCGGCGTCGGCCTGGAGCCCTTGCGCGCCAGAGCATCGCGCCGCCTGATCGAGGCTTGCATGGCCGAGCCCTTTTATGTCGCGGGCTCCGGCCGCGCCTGCACCCAGCTGATGCAGATCGCCCCCGGCCGCATCTTCGTCAAGATAGGCGCCGAAGGCGTCTTCTGCGCGGCGATCCCGGAAAAGGGCATCGCTATCGCGCTGAAATGCGAGGACGGCACGACCCGCGCCGCCGAAGCCATGGTGGCGGCCACGCTTGCCCGCTTCTTTGAGACGGAAGAAAGGGTCCATGCTGCCCTGATGGGCTTTGCCACGACCTCGATGCACAATTGGAACGGTATCCATGTCGGCGATGTCAGGGTTACATCCCTCCTGACCGAATGAGTACGTGAAGCGCTTATATAAGTTATAAAAAAATAAGAATTACCTAATATAAAGAGATACGCCCTGCGGTCGGACGTAGTTTGCGTATCGATGCGGAGGCGAGAGCGTTCCCTGGAAGCCGTGGGGGCAGGGCATGTTTGCAGGCCGCTATCTCTGGTGGGTGCTGACCGGTACCGGCATCTTCATTTTCGCTGCGCTCGGTCTCGACCATATAACCTGGCTCACAATCCAGCTGTCAGGCTGCGAGAAGATGGCCGGCGCCTGCGAGCCGACCATCTGGTGGATATCGCGCATGCTTAAACCCGGCTGCATCTGGATCGCCATCGGCATGCTTTTCATGGCCACCTTGGTTCGGCTTCACTATCTGTCACTGCTCTGGTTCTGGGGGCCGGTCGCAACCGTCTGGTTCGTCGCCGCCACGCCGTTCCTTCTCTTCATCTCAGCGGATATGGCCGTGGCGTGGCCGGTCATCCTTGCGATGCTGCCCGTTCCGCTCCTGTTTCTGGCCGCCTTCATCGTCTATCTCATGGTTCCATTCGAGGATGGCGACGCGCGCCCGCTCGAAGCGTCGGCTCCGCTGCGTCTCGCGGCCCGTCTGACGGCAGTCTACGCTGTGCTTGCCGCGGCAGCCTTCATGCCGGACCTGTCTCGACTGTTAGGAAGCCTGCTGGACATGCCGGCCCTTTCCGTCGTCGTCGCGCTGGCGCAGCCTTATCTGCAGACGGTGCTGACCTTCGGAACCGGCAGCATGGCGCCGGCCTTCGCCGCGCTGGCGCTGTTCATCGCGGCCCTCGCCGCAAGCCTTCTGCCGCAGCCCGCAGGGCGTCCGCCGTCCCGCAGCTCCATCATGCTGCGGCGATTGCGCCGTTGAGATCGCGATAGGGTTTCAGCCGCTCGGCCGCCATCTCCGCCGGCACGATCAGTCCGCTCACCTCGGAAATTCCGAGCACCGGGCAGGGCGAGACGAGGTCGAACTTCTCTTCGGTCAGCAGGACATGGGTTTCGGCCGAACACCGCGCGATATGCCGCTTGATCGCCGCTTCCTCGAAATCGCCGGTGGAAAGCCCGTGCACCGGATGCGCCGCCGTGACGCCGAGGAAGAAAAGATCGGGGCGAAGTTGCGAGATCGCCGCCACGGCCGCTGCCCCCACCGCCACCATCGAATGTTTGTAAAGTCGTCCGCCGGTGAGGATCACCTCCGCCGTCGGATGGTGCTCCAGCTCGGCGGCGATTGTTGGGCTGTGGGTCGCGACCGTCAGCGGCATGTTGCGCGGCAATTGCCTGGCGATCTCCGCCGTCGTCGTGCCGCCGTCGAGGAAGATCATCTGTCCCGGCTTGACCATCGCCACCGCCTTCGCTCCGAGCCGCACTTTGACGTCCGAAGAAACGCTGCGCCGCGCAGTGAAATCGGGCAACTCCGGCGCCAGCGGCATCGCGCCGCCATGCACGCGCTTCAGCAACCCCTCCGCTGCCATTTCCCTGAGGTCGCGGCGAATGGTGTCCTCCGACAGCGCGAACTCCTCGGCTACGCGCTTGGCGATCGCCTGGCCGTCGCGCCGCAGGATGTCGAGGATCAGGGTCTTGCGTTGGGTTGTCAGCATGGTCTCTCTGCACGAAAATTTACGAAACGTCGCAATTATGCACGAAATGACTCGACATTCAAGAAATATCGTGCACTTTCACGAGGTCCCGTGCATGAGGCCGGGGAATTCCCGCATCAAGCGGGCAAAGGAGTGGATGATGTTGATTTTGATTGCCGGCCCTTATCGGTCCGGAACGGGCGATGACCCGGCAAAGATGGCCGCCAACCTGAAGCGGCTGGAGGAACCCTCGCATGCGCTGTTTGCGGCCGGCCATGTGCCGATGATCGGCGAGTGGGTGGCGCTGCCGATCTGGCATGCCGCCGGCGGCCGGTCAGTCGGTGACGCGCTCTACGAAGAGATCTTCCATCCGGTCGCCGGTCGGCTGCTGCAGCTTTGCGAGGGCGTGCTGCGCCTGCCCGGCGATTCCAAGGGGGCAGACAATGACGTGCGCATTGCGAGAGAACGCGGCATCCCGGTCTGGCATCGGCTGGAAGACGTTCCGGGCTGCGGCTGAATGCGGGGAGGAGCCGGAAATCGCCGGCTCCTCCATCCCGCTGGTTTCGGCTCGCCCACCCCCGCGCTATAAGGCGTGTCGAAAGGGAGTCGAGAACCATGCTGACATTGTACTACGCGCCCGGAACCTGCGCGCTCGCAAGCCTCATTGCCCTGGAAGAATCCGGTCTGGATTTCGAAACGAAGAAGATCAGTCTTCGCGACGGCGAGCAGCGTTCGCCGGATTATCTGAAGATTAACCCGAAGGGTCGCGTGCCGGCGCTTGTCACCGATCGCGGTGTGCTGACGGAAACGCCGGCGATCCTTGCCTATATCGCCCAGATCGCGCCTGCCGCCAAGCTGGCGCCGCTCGACGATGTCTTCGAATTTGCGAGATTGCAGTCCTTCAACAGCTACATCTGCTCGACCGTCCATGTGAACCATGCCCATCGTCCGCGCGGTTCCCGCTGGGCCGACGATCCGGCCGCTATAGAGGCGATGAAGGCGAAGGTGCCGCAAAACATGGCCGATTGTTTCGCGCTGATCGAGCAGACCATGTTCGAAGGACCATGGGTCATGGGCGCCGCCTATTCGGTCGCCGATCCCTATCTCTTCACCATGACGAGTTGGCTGCCTTCTGACGGCGTCGATCCCGCGCGCTTCGAAAAGGCGAGCGATCATCGCGCCCGCATGCTGCAGCGCCCCGCCGTCCAGCAGGCGTTGGCCTACGATCAGGCCTGAAAGCATGCGGCAAGCTTCTTCGGCGCCCGGAACAGCCAGGCGCCGATCAGCCGCAGCCGCAATTCCGCGTCGCCGATCAGGGCGGCACGCACCGGCAGATGCGGCCAGCCGACATAGTGATCGGTCTGGAAATAGATGTCAGGCGCCATTTCGAGCAGGTGGTCTTTATCGTCGAGCGAAATCGAGATCACCATTGTCTCGGCATTCTTCACCGCGACAAAGCTCTTGCCAGCCACCTTCAGCGCGGGATTGCCGTAGGAGGTACCTTCCTCGACGTCGGGCAGGCCGGCTTCCGCCGTCAGCCGCTTCAGACGATTGAAGACCGCATCGACATCGTCGGCCATTGCTCCGCGCCTTCTCTCGGGGCGAAACCTATCATGTTTTCAGGCGCATTTCGCCAGTGGCGGCTTCGCTGCGAGAAAACCGGTTTGGCGTCCGAGTGGCAGGTCGGCGATTTCGCGCATGGACATGCGCTCGACGTCGGGATGCCGCAGCGGATCGTCCTTCCACGAGGCGTCCGCAATGTCCGCTTGGATCAAATTAAGGGTGGGTTTCAAGAAAAACTTCAGCAATGACATGGCGCGCCTCGCTTTCTTCGCTGCGATAACGGTCGCTCAATGGCCGGCGTCGTTAAGCTTCCTGCGCTGCAGTATCGGCGCCTGGGGGCGAGTTTTCAATTGAGATTGACGCGGTCGTGCTATAGAAAAACTATATGAAAAACCTGAACTCCGTCCATCTCAACGGTCTGCGCGCGCTGGAAGCCGTCGGGCGTCTCGGTTCGCTCCAGGCGGCCGCCGACGAACTTGGTGTCTCGGTCGGCGCCGTCAGCCAGCAGGTCATCAAGGCGGAAGCCCAGCTCGGCCAGGTGATCTTCGAGCGCACCGCCAGGGGAATGATCGTAACCGAAGCCGGGCGGCCGGTGCTTTCCGCGCTCGACGAGGGTTTTGCCCGTCTGTCGGCGGCGGTATCGATTGCAAGCCGCAAGGACGACACGATCCTGACTATCTCCGTGGCGCCGGTTTTCGCCGCCCGGTGGCTCGTCTGCCGTCTCGATCGCTTCGCCGAGCGTCATCCCGAGATCAAGCTGCGGCTGGATGCGACGACCAATCTTGTCAATCCGGCGCTTTGCGATGTCGATATCGGCATCCGCGTCGGCACCGGCAAATGGCCTGATGTGAAGGCCGAACTGCTGCTTGCGCAGGAGGTCTTTCCGGTCTGCTCGCCCGATATGGCTGCGAAATTGAAGGAGCCTGGCGATCTCCTCGGACTGCCTGCTATCATCGATGGCAATGCCATGTTCACCTGGGAGGTCTGGATGCGCGAAGCCGGGCTTTCCGGCGCCACGCTTGCGACCCGCCA from Rhizobium sp. Pop5 includes these protein-coding regions:
- a CDS encoding metalloregulator ArsR/SmtB family transcription factor, whose amino-acid sequence is MRQSPANRILILMKTDGPQLAAAIGDALGISGEAARQQLAKMAEEGLVEPITVAAASRGRPRQLWHLTAAGNRQFPDGHAELTANLLGTLVEQLGPAALDTVIAAREAETLTRYRQELGHAGDLASRIEALAAIRTREGYMADHWQEADGSFMLVENHCPICAAATACAGFCRSELETFRAALGAKVERSEHILAGARRCAYRITPH
- a CDS encoding NAD(P)H-quinone oxidoreductase, with protein sequence MPLPQEMRFVDLPSFGGPDVMTIARRPLPVPGEGEVLVRTEAIGVNRPDIAQRQGSYPAPRDASPILGLELSGEIVAIGPGISGHAVGDKVCGLANGGAYAEYCVLPAGQILPFPKGYDALKAAALPETFFTVWANLFQMAGLTEGETVLIHGGASGIGTTAIQLARAFGAEAYATAGSKEKCEACEKLGAKRAINYRTEDFAEVIKTETGRGVDIILDMIGAAYFERNIASLARDGCLSIIAFLGGALAEKVNLSPIMVKRLTVTGSTMRPRTAEEKRAIRDDLLSEVWPLLEAGTVAPVIHQTFAFEDVASAHRLMESSNHIGKIMLKLV
- a CDS encoding MFS transporter, which produces MPSTFSLLLRDNRLRIPAATLVALAFTYASTVPYQSIIGINELGMGNGAYSALVFFSAIVNVTTSLTLGIWSDRLKERRPLVLGLSVAGMLGFGSIAIIHGPAVFILSTLLLVPMSNSTYSLLFASLRARTNQMDRGRGAAITAMVRALFSGSWALAPGLIGLYLVNSPSMTPAYGIAALASCICFCLYFFFAPGNGSSGPAPDQAGFLASLKRIFVPYVLARVLVMSMLIALQRLNGMLSPLIITRAAGGTVVDVGFMAGLTAFLEMPFMMMWGMAQRRFRTVHVLAFGALIYCAYLLMLGFASARWHVYALLLVNACGVAAILSVPITYLQDLIADRPGLGSSLISLNSFIGAGISAGLFAFGTAITDYSGTAFVGAAAGVASIGALLYLESGRRQAQQPA
- a CDS encoding LysR substrate-binding domain-containing protein, coding for MKNLNSVHLNGLRALEAVGRLGSLQAAADELGVSVGAVSQQVIKAEAQLGQVIFERTARGMIVTEAGRPVLSALDEGFARLSAAVSIASRKDDTILTISVAPVFAARWLVCRLDRFAERHPEIKLRLDATTNLVNPALCDVDIGIRVGTGKWPDVKAELLLAQEVFPVCSPDMAAKLKEPGDLLGLPAIIDGNAMFTWEVWMREAGLSGATLATRHVFNDASLCLDAAIAGQGVMLAWQTLAAFALAEGRLAAPFGIRARTGFGHYFVTAEGTREPKKVKDFKAWIREEMAGTLTLFP
- a CDS encoding DeoR/GlpR family DNA-binding transcription regulator, yielding MLTTQRKTLILDILRRDGQAIAKRVAEEFALSEDTIRRDLREMAAEGLLKRVHGGAMPLAPELPDFTARRSVSSDVKVRLGAKAVAMVKPGQMIFLDGGTTTAEIARQLPRNMPLTVATHSPTIAAELEHHPTAEVILTGGRLYKHSMVAVGAAAVAAISQLRPDLFFLGVTAAHPVHGLSTGDFEEAAIKRHIARCSAETHVLLTEEKFDLVSPCPVLGISEVSGLIVPAEMAAERLKPYRDLNGAIAAA
- a CDS encoding GNAT family N-acetyltransferase, with protein sequence MFDRQPVLDNERVHIRPLTQGDFDALYAVASDPLLWELHPASNRWQKDVFTGLFNAALDSGGALAVIDKGANRIIGSSRFNVSDVKSSRAEIGWSYLARDYWGGAWNREIKRILMTHAFRFVDAVYFRIGEANMRSRRATEKLGTRLLEETEIIKMPDGTPVLHVFYEITKDEFAAQALLPSR
- a CDS encoding glutathione S-transferase family protein, with the translated sequence MLTLYYAPGTCALASLIALEESGLDFETKKISLRDGEQRSPDYLKINPKGRVPALVTDRGVLTETPAILAYIAQIAPAAKLAPLDDVFEFARLQSFNSYICSTVHVNHAHRPRGSRWADDPAAIEAMKAKVPQNMADCFALIEQTMFEGPWVMGAAYSVADPYLFTMTSWLPSDGVDPARFEKASDHRARMLQRPAVQQALAYDQA
- a CDS encoding asparaginase, whose product is MTNPVTVEVTRGLLVESRHRGAVAVVDGDGKLVFSVGDIEAAVFPRSSCKAMQALPLVESGAADAYGFGDKELALACASHNGEEEHVALAASMLTRAGRGAEVLECGAHWSMSQKILIHQARTLDAPTALHNNCSGKHAGFVCACCHKDLDPKGYVGYDHPLQVEIRAAMESLTGAVLGAESCGTDGCSIPTYAVPLRGLAHGFAKMATGVGLEPLRARASRRLIEACMAEPFYVAGSGRACTQLMQIAPGRIFVKIGAEGVFCAAIPEKGIAIALKCEDGTTRAAEAMVAATLARFFETEERVHAALMGFATTSMHNWNGIHVGDVRVTSLLTE
- a CDS encoding MmcQ/YjbR family DNA-binding protein; this encodes MADDVDAVFNRLKRLTAEAGLPDVEEGTSYGNPALKVAGKSFVAVKNAETMVISISLDDKDHLLEMAPDIYFQTDHYVGWPHLPVRAALIGDAELRLRLIGAWLFRAPKKLAACFQA
- a CDS encoding MFS transporter, with the protein product MSETALEPSGSPTSVFQLFSPTLLPATLMLGGGMTISAVESYITATIAPSIVRDVGGLELFSLVTTLYIAATILGSIFMAMRPRNIELRSVYVIAAVVFGVGSLMCAAAPSMPIVLIGRTVQGFGTGALAALCYAFIRFVYPEPLWPKASTLYAAIWGVSTVIGPTLGGFFAHGNSWRYAFAVLVPLAVLMAVLALRLLPRAEDDREQTTMPVPQICLLLAAVLLVSTAGTTDMTTAKIGLIIVSVVAVGVMLVMERKGDNRLLPTGAVTLRQPISRVYLTMLGLTFVLVSDIFIPYFLQVLHGVTPLISGYLVALVALGWTVAAFFSGSFSGGKANAAIIAGCVTEAVATAVLAVFLAHENPEAHLIVLGPAAAAMFMMGFGVGLGWAHLVAKVLKLVADSEQDKASAAIPTMSSLGSAFGAAFAGVIANGAGLVEPGGVAGAVSAAGWLYLIMALPGLIAVGAALSLRRVSA